From the genome of Gracilinanus agilis isolate LMUSP501 chromosome 2, AgileGrace, whole genome shotgun sequence, one region includes:
- the LIPC gene encoding hepatic triacylglycerol lipase — translation MTLIGTKKDTHNLPITLVEEIKGNKTYSLLITLDLDIGELTMINFTWKKTAMWANVWDTFHTIIPWATEPQNPQFMIKQIRVKAGETQKKMKFCSQNMDDVQLYRNQEKTFVRCEEGLKPQNQTLR, via the exons ATGACTCTAATTGGGACTAAAAAGGACACTCACAATCTTCCCATCACATT GGTTGAGGAAATCAAAGGCAATAAAACCTACTCTTTACTCATCACACTGGATTTGGATATTGGAGAGCTGACAATGATCAACTTCACATGGAAAAAGACTGCAATGTGGGCGAATGTGTGGGACACCTTCCACACAATAATTCCCTGGGCCACTGAACCACAAAATCCACAGTTTATGATAAAGCAGATCAGAGTCAAAgcaggagaaacacagaaaaa aATGAAATTTTGTTCTCAAAATATGGATGATGTACAGCTTTATCGAAACCAAGAAAAAACTTTTGTGAGATGTGAAGAAGGTTTAAAACCACAGAATCAGACACTGAGATGA